TGGATCCACCGAAGCACATGCCTAAATTTATTGTACAAAAATGTCAAACTCAGCAAAAAAAATGTAATTTAATTGCACAAACTAATGATTCACCTTTTTAATGGCAGAAAGTTCATGCTCAAGAACCTGATTGAGCTTTTCTTTGCTTACAACATCCCTATAAAAATTACAGaaatataaaaaacacaatcaaaagAGCAAAGAAAACATAGCCAAAAATCAAGACCAACACCTGTAAAATATGATCCTCCCAGGTATATGTCTGGTCGCCCTCATGAAAGAAATGAGATGTTCTCTGCATAGTTTATATAGTTGTTTCATGCATGCACATAGACGTATCATGTAATAATGTAATATTCATTTATTTAAGAAGGGTAAGATCATACTTGATCATTCTGCCAGGCATACATCCACTTTTAACAGTCATTTTTGTTAAAGAGACACTGTTCTTGTGGCCGGACTGATCCAGCATACTTGGTGACCTCCGGCCAGTCCTGAGAAGCTACAACCTTCACAAAACATGAAATTGTTGAAGATATTACTTACATAGTCTGGCAACTTGAATGATGTTATATGCCCTTATGGCTGCAATGGAAGGACTATAAGGTCCTTCTCGAGGATGAGGATGGCTAACATCGGCACCAAATATAATAGTTGGTGTGTTACCAACACGTGGGAGATTCCTTTCCATAGCATCAACAAGTACAGTATTTCTTCCCCCCTACCTATAAATCAAAGCAATGTGAAGTACTGCACAACCAGCCTGAAAAATGCTAATAGAACACAACATACCTTAGCATTAATTTTAAGGGCAATATTTGCAAGATACCGTGGTTTCATCGGTAAAACATGCTTTGCAAGACAACATTGAGAGACCAGCACAATATCCGTCTCACATATTCTTTTGATATCACCTGAGGAGTGAGGAATGATCAACAATATATTAATTAAATCAGTCAATGTTCAAGCATGTTCTGAAGGAACAAAAAGAGTACCATAAAGAGGGCCATTGTTGCCGGGCAGTATTACAATCAGCAGATCAAGTTCTTTTCCCTGTGGTCTGAGTATCTTCATGACACGTTTATGATGTTTCTTGAGAGCTGATTCTACGTACTTAGGTCTAGCATTCACTACAGGGAGCACAGGGTCACCCCTAAAGTTCTAAAAACAGACGCAAAAAAGTGTATGAGTGCTGTGCAACAAAAAAGGCACTTTCAAAAGGAGTAATCTGACAACACTATTTGGATCACAAAGAAACCTACCATTCCAGAGACTAGGCACATCACAGCCAGTTCATCACAAAAAGCCACAGCAGTAGCACGCATGATGTCTGAAGCGAAGTTAATGCATGTCCAGGTGTTAACTGCTCCTCCATTGTTGACCGGTATGAAGGCCTGGCCCATCTTCACTGTTAGTATAGGGCCCAAGCCCATGTGTGTGACCTAGATGAGAGCAACCAGAGTTATATGCGTGTGTGACACACGGGAGTAGGAGTCAGCCGCCAGACACACCAAACCACATGTATGCGGGTATGCCTCTCTCGTTCTACATGGTATCGGAGAGCTGGGGCGAGGGAGGAAGGCGCCGGCGTCGCCAgcgaggcggcggggtccggcggaggacgaaggcggcgGAGCTGGGCGCGGGCTGCTGGAGAGGAGCACGTGGCGCGGCTGCGCGGAGGTGCAGACGTGCAGTGAGGTGTGTGCGTGTGGAGCTGCTGCTGAGCTTCTGCTGCTGGTGCTAGTGGAGAAGGAAGTGCTGCTTGTAGCTGCGACAGAGAGAAGGGTGCGGCTGCTGTTGGGGGttggtagaggaagaagaggaggtgaCATTGCTGctgctcgccagaggaggaggctggCTGAACTGCAGGTGGTGCTGCTGCTTGCAGGTGCTGGGTGCTGTTGGTGTAAGTTTTTTTTTCCGCTgctgattgaagaagaagaagaggggaggCAATCATGGGGGCTGAACTCACTGCTGCTCTAGAGAAACTTGCGCAGCTCATGACTGCG
This portion of the Triticum dicoccoides isolate Atlit2015 ecotype Zavitan chromosome 7A, WEW_v2.0, whole genome shotgun sequence genome encodes:
- the LOC119333104 gene encoding protein argonaute 1B-like; the encoded protein is YAKEFGVTFENKLTIIKGRVLPPPMLKFGDQGKEKVFWPKVGKWNMRSKAFIPVNNGGAVNTWTCINFASDIMRATAVAFCDELAVMCLVSGMNFRGDPVLPVVNARPKYVESALKKHHKRVMKILRPQGKELDLLIVILPGNNGPLYGDIKRICETDIVLVSQCCLAKHVLPMKPRYLANIALKINAKVCCGGRNTVLVDAMERNLPRVGNTPTIIFGADVSHPHPREGPYSPSIAAIRVVASQDWPEVTKYAGSVRPQEHGCMPGRMIKEHLISFMRATRHIPGRIIFYSFYRDVVSKEKLNQVLEHELSAIKKACASVDPIYNPQVTIIMVQRRHHTRLFSGNYGTGSTVFRSGNVLPGTVVDREICHPTDFDFYLCSHAGTKGVSRPVRYHVLWDENSFTANAIQSLTNHLCYTYARCTSSVSVVPPVYYAHLLASRAWLYIKPGDTGEL